From the genome of Rhodohalobacter sp. SW132:
CGTCGCAGAACACCAAATTGGCAGAAGAGAGCGAAACGAGATCCGTTTCCAGATCCCGGTCAAACTCTTCTGCAAAATTTAACGCCTGCTTCACTGCAAGTTCCGTTTTCGATTGTTGACTCAGGCTGCCTGAGATTCCAAGAATCTTCATGCGGCTACTCCTTTCTTTTTCAGCTCTTCTTCTTTTTCGCGAACGAGGGGAATCACCTCTTTACCAAAGCGTTCCAGTTCTTCGTCGTAGTTGAAAAAACCGGTCAGAACAAGGTCTACACCCAGTTGCTTCAGCTCAATAATTCGATCAGCCACCTGTTCGGCAGTTCCGATCAATCCGGTCTTAAAGCCATCGTTATACTGAACGAGATCGTCGAATGAAGAATCGGCCCACATTCCTTCGCCTTCCTTAGAAGATGCACCCGCTTGTTGCACAGCATCTCTGAAAGCGTTCACGGCTTCTTCATTGGCTTCTGATACGATCGCTTCAAGCTGTTCAATCGCTTCCTGTTCGGTATCCCGTACAATTACAAAACCGTTGAGTGCAAATTTTACCTCACGTCCTTCTTTTTCGGCAAGCTGCCTCACATCATCTATCTGTTCTTTAATTCCGGAGTTGGTGTTTCCGTTCATGAAATACCAGTCGGATACTTTTGCTGCCATCTTTCGTGCAGCTTTTGAGTTTCCGCCCTGAAAGATAGGAATTCCGTCACGCTTGGGTTTTGGATTGTGGGGTGCGTTGCTGATCTGGTAGAAATCACCGCGATAGTTTGCTTCATCTTTGGTCCAGAGTTCACGCAAAACTTCGATGAACTCTTCGGAACGCCTGTAGCGCTCCCCATGCTCCAGCCACGGTTCGCCGAAAGAAGTGAATTCATCTTTCAACCACCCGCTGACAACATTTACGGCCGCACGGCCATTACTGACATTGTCGATTGTGGAGAGGATTTTGGCGTATACAGCCGGATGCCAAAGTCCGGGATGCACGGCTGTAATCAGGTTGATCTTTTCGGTTACAGCGGCAAGTGCAGAACCCAGTGCTGCAGCTTCGAGCTGCTTGTCAGCTCCATAACTGGCTATAAACCGCGTTTGAAGCAGTGCATATTCAAACCCTACACGTTCTGCTGTTTGGATGTATTCTTTATTGGCATCGAAATCCCAGCGGGTGTTTTGCTTGAGTTTTGAAACCACAAGACCTCCGCTGACATTTGGTACCCAGTATGCGAATTTTACGTTACTCATTTGTATATTTGGTTTAATATGATGCCGTCAGGGCTCCGCTAAAAGTTCCTGCCGGCGTTTTTATTCAGAACCCGGTCTCGAATTTCGAGTCCGGGTTTTTTAAATTTAATCCCCTCCCCGAATGATCGGGACCAAGTGTGGCTCAAGAGGGATAAAGTTCAGCTGAAAGTGCGAAGCACGGTTCAGTTGGTCGCGGGGTGTGTTCGCGGAGTTGAGGACCTGGTCTTCAACTCCAAACCTCATCAACGCCCAGTCAACCCACCTCTGATCAAAACTCTGTACGAGTTTTGATCTGTCTCCTCCCCGGAGGAGAGATTTAACTACCCTCTTGGGAGGGGACAGTCACGCCGTTGGTGTGACAGGGGTGGGTTCGTAGGGTTGAAAAGCTCGTATTCAAATCCAAACCCCATCAACGCTCCTGAACACCCTTCTAAGCCTCTACTTTAATTGCTTTAAAAGCAGACTCGAAATCTTCAATAATATCATCGATATGTTCGATGCCGACCGATACGCGAACTAAGTCTTCTTTTACGCCACCGGAGGCCTGCTCTTTTTCCGTCAGCTGCTGGTGCGTGGTGGATGCCGGGTGAATGACCAGGGTTTTTGCATCGCCCACGTTGGCAAGGTGACTTGCAAGCTCTACATTTTCGATAAATTGCAGGGCTGCATCATATCCGCCTTTTACGCCGAATGTCAGTACGGCACCAAACCGGCCTTCACGAAGATATTTCTTTCCATTTTCATGATGCGGATGTCCCGGCAGACCGGTGTAATTTACCCAGGATGTATATTCACTTTTATCCAGCCATTCGGCAAGTTTCTGTGTGTTTTCGGCATGCCGTTCAGCACGCAGCGAGAGTGTTTCCAGTCCCTGTAGCAGAAGGAAGCTATTGAAAGGCGCCTGTGCCGGCCCCACATCACGCAAACCTTCAACACGGGCACGAATAGCGAATGCAATGTTTCCGAATGGGCCGCCTTCGCCAAATACTTCCCAGAAATTCAGACCGTGATAGGCAGGGGATGGCTCTGTGAAAAGTGGATATCGCCCATTTCCCCAATCAAAATTCCCGGCATCAACAAGAACACCTCCAATGCTGGTGCCGTGTCCGCCAATCCACTTTGTTGCGGATTCTACAACGATGTTCGCACCGTGGTCAATCGGACGCGCAATTGCACCCGCTGCGCCAAAGGTGTTATCAACAACCAGGGCAACTCCATGTTTTTTAGCAACAGCTGAAATTCCTTCAAAATCGGGTACATTGCCGCGCGGGTTACCGATACTTTCTACATAAATCGCTTTTGTATTGTCATCGATCAGCTTTTCAAAACTTTCGGGCGAATCATCTTCCGTGAACTTCACATCAATACCAAGACGCGGAAATGTAACTTTAAACTGGTTATAGGTCCCGCCATACAAATTTTGTGTTGAGACAATATTATCACCGGCCTGTGCAAGTGTAATAATGGTGAGGAATTGTGCGGATTGACCGGAAGCCGTTGCCACAGCCGCAGCACCACCTTCGAGAGCAGCAATTCGCTTCTCAAATACATCGGTGGTAGGATTCATAATCCGCGTATAAATATTGCCAAACTCCTTCAGGGCAAAAAGAGTGGCTGCGTGCTCGGTATCATCAAACTGGTAGGAAGTGGTTTGATAAATCGGTACCGCCCGCGAACCCGTAGTGGGATCCGGCTCCTGTCCTGCATGGAGTTGAAGTGTCTCGAATTTGTAGTTTTTATCTTGTCCGTTCGTGCTCATTGGTAGTATGGTTTTGGTTGTTGGTATAGTGTCGTTTTAAATATGTTGTTGAAAGTAATTCCCCTATCGGGAGGGGACAGTATAATCGCGTTCAGCGATTTTACAGGGGTGGGTTTGTAGGATTGAGAAGCTTGAATCTATCTCTAAACTACATCAACGTTCCTTCTACCCACCTCTGATCAAAAACTCTGTACGAGTTTTGATCTGTCTCCTCCGGGGAGGAGAGGGGATAAAAAACCCATCACTTACCCTTATCCCGGTCGCGGATTAAAAACTGGTGATCAACCTTCATACAGCGGTTTTGTACCAGCAGTGTACCGGCTTCTTCGGCTTTCTGTTTTTCATCAGGGTGATCTCCGGTACCGAGTTGCAGCCAGATCACTTTTGGATCGATTTCCAGCGCCTGATTGACAACTTCGGGGACATAGTCCGGACTGATAAAGACATCCACAGCATCCACAGTTTCCGGAATTGATTTCAGGTCGGGATACGCCTTGTTGCCAAGGATTTCATCCGCTCCCGGATTTACCGGAATAATGTTATAACCGGCATTTTGCAGATATCGGCCTACAAAATGGCTGTCTTTATATCTGTTTCGTGATATTCCCACAATGGCAATGGTTTTGATGTTATCCAGCCAGTTTTCAATGGTGTCGGTCTCCTCGGAAAGTTCCGGAGTTGCCCGCATCTTCTTTTCGTACCAGCTGTTGAATGTACTTCGCAATGTTTTTTATTGGATTAAAGTTGAAAATAGTCCCCCCTTGGAAGGGGGGATGATCAAATGCGTTCAGCATTTGATATGGGGGGATGTTTCTGATCATGGCTTCAATGTCAGAAATGAGAAATACACCCCTTACTCAAACAAAAAAAGCCTCTTCCGAAAATCCTGTAATGGGAAAGATTTTCAGAAGAGGCTTTTTGATTACTGCTTGTAAAATTGCCTGATCATCTCATCTTTCCCTGAGCTGATTATTTGATAAATCACTCCGGGCAGGATTTAGCACCTAACATTCCAGCATCTCTGCCGGAACCGGTTGCTAAGGTTTCACAGGGCCTGTCCCTCAACCTTTCTGGATAAGAATTCAAAATGTCAAAAGAACGAATCTCAGAATTGTGAACAACAAAAAAGCCCTGCCGGTTTCCCGGAGGGCTTAGTAATTCTTTCGAAAAAAGTTACACCCTCCGCACTATGTGTGACAATACATACACATCATGCAGATAAAATTTTGGATGCTATTTGATTTAATATTTTTCACACTTCCATAATACAATTGTTTATGGGTTTGATGCAAGAACTATTTTAGAAGCCTGGAAATAGAGCCTCAATCGCTTAAATGTGTATTTGCTTTAATTACTGATGGATCATAGTGAATTACAAGGGTAGATTTATTATATGTCAGTACCCAAGATTTCTGACCCAGTTCTCTTTCTCGCGCCATTTTTCGCGCACTTTAACGTGTAAATCGAGAAATACTTTTTTTCCGATGAACTCTTCAATCGATTCTCTCGCTTTAATGCCGAGATTTTTAATCGCTTTTCCGCCTTTTCCGATCAGCATCCCTTTTTGAGATTTTCGGTTTACGATAATCTCAGCACTAATTCTGTCAATATCTACATCCGCTTCGTAGGATATAATCTCAACCGTGCATGAATAAGGAATCTCCTCCTGGAACTGAAGATAGACTTGTTCCCGGATCAACTCTGATACAAAAAACCGCACCGGATGTTCACTCAGGTCTTCTTTGGGATAGTAGGGCGGCCCTGGAATCAGATGAGTTCGGATCGATTCCATCAGCTCTTCAACGCCGGTTCCCTGCAGCGCCGACAGGTAATGCACACCCCGAAAATTTAGTTTTTCTTTTAATATAGATACTTTTTGATCCGCTTTTCCCCGGTCGATTGCATCCATTTTATTGACAACCAGCAGAATCGGTTTTTGAATGGACCTGAGCAGTTCAATCACTTCATCTGTGGGATGGGTATCTGTCGGGTCGAATATAAAGAGGATCACATCCGCATCTTTTCGGGCCCGCTCCACGGTTTTCATCATTGCCTTCTGAAGCTCATATTTTGGTGTAATCACTCCAGGGGTATCTAAAAACACAACCTGCGTATCATCATCAGAAAAAATGCCAACCACCTGGTGGCGAGTGGTTTGCGCTTTGTGTGTTGTGATAGAAATTTTACTTCCCAGAATGCGATTCATCAATGTCGATTTTCCCGCATTCGGTTTTCCAATGATGGCCGCATAACCCGATTTGTGCTGTTTTTCTGTGGTCAAAATTTCTGGGTTTTAGGTGATTGGATAGATTCTCAACGAATGAATGTACGGATAAAACCTATTCCAGATTTAGTTCATGATTTTTAAGTACTCTTTCACTGTTTTTTCCAATCCCCAAAATATGGATTTAGAAATCAGAGCGTGACCAATACTGATATCCGCCAGGTGTGGTACATGTTTAATCAGCAGCGGCAGGTTATCGAGATTAAGACCATGACCCGCATTGACGGTCATGCCAGCTTCATGTATCATGCCGGCTGCTTTTCCAAGTCGTTTAAGCTCGGTTAACTGGTCTTCCTTATTGATACTGTTTGCAAATGTACCGGTGTGCAGCTCAACAGCATCAGCCCCGAGTTTATGTGCCAGCTCAATATCTTTCGGATTGGGGTCCAGGAAGAGTGAAATATCGATCCCGGATTGTTTAAATGCCGGAAACACCCGTTCTTCGTAATCTTTATAGACTTTTTCCATGTTAAGGCCTCCTTCCGTAGTTAGTTCTTCACGGCCCTCCGGCACAAGTGTTACCAGTTCCGGTTTGATATCGAGGCAAATTTCTATCATTTCATCCGATGCTGCCATTTCAAAATCAAGCAATCCCGTGACTGAATCTTTCAGCCGGTACACATCATCGTCCCGAATGTGGCGCCGGTCGCCGCGAAGGTGAAACACAATGCCAGCCGCACCAGCCCGTTCGCAAACCTCTGAAGCTTCTACCGGATCGGGAAAACCTTCTCCGCGTGCATTACGAATTGTAGCAACATGGTCGATATTTACCAGTAATCTCATCATATTCAATGGTTGGTTTTTCAACAAGATACAAACAACGATTACAAATGTGCACCCCGGGAAACATTGTTCTTTTTTATCAAAAATTTGCTCTTTTACTGCTTACAGTAATTCTTTTATCCTCATGCGGAGTGGCGAACCAACAGCGTGCGCCTCAACAGAGCGCAACAGATTCAGGCCAGCGTTCGAGTATAT
Proteins encoded in this window:
- the era gene encoding GTPase Era; amino-acid sequence: MTTEKQHKSGYAAIIGKPNAGKSTLMNRILGSKISITTHKAQTTRHQVVGIFSDDDTQVVFLDTPGVITPKYELQKAMMKTVERARKDADVILFIFDPTDTHPTDEVIELLRSIQKPILLVVNKMDAIDRGKADQKVSILKEKLNFRGVHYLSALQGTGVEELMESIRTHLIPGPPYYPKEDLSEHPVRFFVSELIREQVYLQFQEEIPYSCTVEIISYEADVDIDRISAEIIVNRKSQKGMLIGKGGKAIKNLGIKARESIEEFIGKKVFLDLHVKVREKWREKENWVRNLGY
- a CDS encoding pyridoxine 5'-phosphate synthase; the protein is MMRLLVNIDHVATIRNARGEGFPDPVEASEVCERAGAAGIVFHLRGDRRHIRDDDVYRLKDSVTGLLDFEMAASDEMIEICLDIKPELVTLVPEGREELTTEGGLNMEKVYKDYEERVFPAFKQSGIDISLFLDPNPKDIELAHKLGADAVELHTGTFANSINKEDQLTELKRLGKAAGMIHEAGMTVNAGHGLNLDNLPLLIKHVPHLADISIGHALISKSIFWGLEKTVKEYLKIMN
- a CDS encoding O-acetylhomoserine aminocarboxypropyltransferase/cysteine synthase family protein, yielding MSTNGQDKNYKFETLQLHAGQEPDPTTGSRAVPIYQTTSYQFDDTEHAATLFALKEFGNIYTRIMNPTTDVFEKRIAALEGGAAAVATASGQSAQFLTIITLAQAGDNIVSTQNLYGGTYNQFKVTFPRLGIDVKFTEDDSPESFEKLIDDNTKAIYVESIGNPRGNVPDFEGISAVAKKHGVALVVDNTFGAAGAIARPIDHGANIVVESATKWIGGHGTSIGGVLVDAGNFDWGNGRYPLFTEPSPAYHGLNFWEVFGEGGPFGNIAFAIRARVEGLRDVGPAQAPFNSFLLLQGLETLSLRAERHAENTQKLAEWLDKSEYTSWVNYTGLPGHPHHENGKKYLREGRFGAVLTFGVKGGYDAALQFIENVELASHLANVGDAKTLVIHPASTTHQQLTEKEQASGGVKEDLVRVSVGIEHIDDIIEDFESAFKAIKVEA
- a CDS encoding CoA-binding protein, which translates into the protein MRSTFNSWYEKKMRATPELSEETDTIENWLDNIKTIAIVGISRNRYKDSHFVGRYLQNAGYNIIPVNPGADEILGNKAYPDLKSIPETVDAVDVFISPDYVPEVVNQALEIDPKVIWLQLGTGDHPDEKQKAEEAGTLLVQNRCMKVDHQFLIRDRDKGK
- the sfnG gene encoding dimethylsulfone monooxygenase SfnG, with product MSNVKFAYWVPNVSGGLVVSKLKQNTRWDFDANKEYIQTAERVGFEYALLQTRFIASYGADKQLEAAALGSALAAVTEKINLITAVHPGLWHPAVYAKILSTIDNVSNGRAAVNVVSGWLKDEFTSFGEPWLEHGERYRRSEEFIEVLRELWTKDEANYRGDFYQISNAPHNPKPKRDGIPIFQGGNSKAARKMAAKVSDWYFMNGNTNSGIKEQIDDVRQLAEKEGREVKFALNGFVIVRDTEQEAIEQLEAIVSEANEEAVNAFRDAVQQAGASSKEGEGMWADSSFDDLVQYNDGFKTGLIGTAEQVADRIIELKQLGVDLVLTGFFNYDEELERFGKEVIPLVREKEEELKKKGVAA